DNA from Candidatus Cloacimonas acidaminovorans str. Evry:
TAAGGAGCTATAAATGAAGAATTATATTCTTACCTTTCTGGCAATTTTCCTGGTGGCAGGAATATCTGCTCAAACAGTTCTTTCTTGTCACGACATTCAATATACTACCGATCCTACAGGTAATTCGCCTTATTATACCCAAACAGTTACTGTTCAAGGAATCGTAACTCATATTATACCTAATTCTGCATTTTATATTGCAGATGCGGAAGGGGGTGAATGGAGCGGACTTTATGTTTATCATAGAAACACCAGTAATGTTGTAAGCATAGGTGATCTGGTAAAGCTTACCGGAACGGTTGATGAATATTTTAATTTAACCGAATTTACCAATGTAAGTGCTTATGAAATAATATCTCAAGGTAATCCTTTGCCTCCTTTCTTAGAATTGTCTACAGCAGATATGCCTTCCGGAACTAATCATCCTGAAAATGAGAAGTATGAAGGAGTGCTGGTCAGATTTCAGGATGTAACAATTAAGTCCACTCCCGATAGCTATGGCCAATTTTTGATAACAGATACGAGTAATGTTTGGGCTATGGTAGATAATGGATTATATGCTATTCCAGCAAGTTCAATTATTGTAGGTGAGAGTTGGTATATTATTCAGGGGATTGTAGATTTTCACAGCAGTGCAGGTTTTAAACTAAATCCGCGTAATGCCAGTGATATGATTAAGCAGGATACTATAGAGAATTCCATTATAAAAATAGTAAGAACCGATCCTACAACTGAGCCTACCCTTAATTCTGATGTTTCTATGAATTTAATTAGCACCAAGATTAAGTCCGATTGGGGAGTGATGAGCTATTCGGTTACTTTCAAAGTTAATCCTACTAAGCTTATTTTTTCGGGGTTGGATATTGACAGCACTTTAACCCATGAAATG
Protein-coding regions in this window:
- a CDS encoding FlgD immunoglobulin-like domain containing protein → MKNYILTFLAIFLVAGISAQTVLSCHDIQYTTDPTGNSPYYTQTVTVQGIVTHIIPNSAFYIADAEGGEWSGLYVYHRNTSNVVSIGDLVKLTGTVDEYFNLTEFTNVSAYEIISQGNPLPPFLELSTADMPSGTNHPENEKYEGVLVRFQDVTIKSTPDSYGQFLITDTSNVWAMVDNGLYAIPASSIIVGESWYIIQGIVDFHSSAGFKLNPRNASDMIKQDTIENSIIKIVRTDPTTEPTLNSDVSMNLISTKIKSDWGVMSYSVTFKVNPTKLIFSGLDIDSTLTHEMPEFHISAAGDTISWTYFSQDGIIYPDNDALLIKILVRPLVYGENIIDLVSFKYNETEVNNLIDGSVIVKVPKKIAYLNIGKQGDKKNIFNPEMGEEIIISYGTCTGYLSKAVIRIYDAQGRLVYTPVHTNITSATGIQEFKWNGRDANLKLVPPGLYYCHLEVTDRSSGGKDNTVQPIVIKSALK